The Orcinus orca chromosome 16, mOrcOrc1.1, whole genome shotgun sequence genome includes a window with the following:
- the LOC101271018 gene encoding barrier-to-autointegration factor-like → MARRCRYGNRSYRIPRLSLIKTTTSQKHRDFMAEPVGEKPAGSLAGIGEVLGKKLEERDFDKAYVVLGQFLVLKKDEDLFREWPKDTCGANAKQSRDCFGCLREWCDVFL, encoded by the coding sequence CCGTTACGGAAACCGGAGCTACAGGATTCCCCGATTAAGCCTGATCAAGACGACAACCTCCCAAAAGCACAGAGACTTCATGGCAGAGCCCGTGGGGGAAAAGCCAGCCGGAAGCCTGGCCGGGATTGGCGAAGTCCTGGGCAAGAAGCTGGAGGAAAGGGACTTTGACAAGGCCTATGTGGTCCTTGGTCAGTTTCTGGTGCTAAAGAAAGATGAAGATCTTTTCCGGGAATGGCCGAAGGACACGTGCGGCGCCAACGCCAAGCAGTCGCGGGATTGCTTCGGTTGCCTTCGAGAGTGGTGCGACGTGTTCTTGTGA